In one window of Pseudomonadota bacterium DNA:
- a CDS encoding PAS domain S-box protein, giving the protein MNLCQLLQTERRALIDEWVRQLSRTISARYRERALAELRETVARAYDGNYSVICDHDWQPIEDFIVFITRLRLERGFSLSEVQKAFGIFRVILLRRLPLVFQGEELVSALLAVNNSVDVTINRFSEYFQGKHEEEMRGFLENLEGKVKERTEQLYNSENRYRTLVEEISDGYFVCYQGRLIFANRALGRMLGRRSERLVGKSFAELFAGGDEELTAALDREVFATEALKADGSRFPVEIKLNQVQYDGLPALAGVCRDIVERMALARRELENERLLVIGRVATVFAHEIRNSLSSIKVNVRVLQRRLELVENDKRRMGIILRDIEKLDRLLRDTLLFSRPLEINPQLYDLNLLLAAAVQRFEARLAASGIRVILELDENLSKLKVDCGSMEIVFDNLIVNAIEALAESAHKQLSVRTLRSSDEERGYGLEVVVADSGCGLGDAELGQIFQPFYTTKKNGIGLGLSNVFRVVEQHGGFITVTSELARGTVFKVWLPCLKP; this is encoded by the coding sequence ATGAATCTCTGTCAACTTTTGCAGACGGAACGCCGGGCTCTGATAGACGAATGGGTGCGCCAGTTAAGTCGAACGATCAGCGCCCGCTACCGCGAGCGGGCCTTAGCGGAGCTTCGGGAAACCGTGGCCCGGGCCTATGACGGCAATTACTCGGTGATCTGCGACCATGATTGGCAGCCGATTGAGGATTTTATCGTTTTTATCACCCGCCTGCGTCTGGAACGCGGTTTTTCCCTTTCCGAGGTACAGAAGGCTTTCGGTATTTTCCGTGTCATTTTGCTTCGTCGCCTGCCTCTGGTTTTTCAGGGAGAGGAGTTGGTTAGCGCCCTGCTGGCGGTCAATAACTCGGTGGATGTTACGATCAATCGCTTCAGCGAATATTTTCAGGGTAAACATGAAGAGGAAATGCGGGGTTTTCTCGAAAACCTGGAGGGAAAGGTCAAGGAGAGAACCGAGCAGCTCTATAATTCGGAGAATCGTTATCGTACCCTGGTTGAAGAAATCAGTGACGGTTATTTTGTCTGTTATCAGGGCCGGCTGATCTTTGCCAATCGGGCACTTGGTCGCATGCTTGGGCGACGCTCGGAAAGGCTGGTCGGGAAGAGTTTTGCCGAGCTTTTCGCCGGCGGCGACGAAGAGCTGACCGCGGCGCTTGACCGGGAGGTTTTCGCGACCGAAGCCCTGAAGGCCGACGGCAGTCGCTTTCCGGTGGAAATTAAATTGAACCAGGTGCAGTATGACGGCCTACCGGCTCTGGCCGGGGTCTGCCGGGATATTGTCGAGCGGATGGCTCTGGCCCGGCGGGAGCTGGAAAATGAACGTCTGCTGGTGATCGGTCGGGTGGCCACGGTTTTTGCCCACGAGATTCGCAATTCGCTGTCTTCGATCAAGGTTAATGTCCGGGTCTTGCAAAGACGTCTGGAACTTGTGGAAAACGACAAGCGGCGGATGGGAATCATCTTGCGCGATATCGAGAAGCTGGACCGGTTGTTGCGCGATACCTTGTTGTTTTCGCGCCCGCTCGAGATCAATCCCCAGCTTTATGATCTTAATCTGTTATTGGCCGCCGCCGTGCAGCGTTTTGAAGCTCGTCTGGCCGCGTCCGGGATCAGGGTGATTCTGGAGCTTGACGAAAACCTGTCGAAACTGAAGGTTGACTGCGGCAGCATGGAGATTGTCTTTGACAATCTTATCGTTAATGCGATTGAGGCGCTGGCCGAAAGCGCCCACAAGCAGTTGAGCGTCAGGACCTTGCGGAGCAGCGATGAGGAAAGGGGATATGGGCTGGAGGTGGTGGTTGCCGACAGCGGTTGCGGTCTTGGCGATGCGGAGCTGGGGCAGATTTTTCAGCCTTTTTATACCACGAAAAAGAATGGAATCGGTTTGGGTTTGAGTAATGTTTTCAGGGTTGTAGAGCAGCATGGCGGTTTTATTACAGTCACCAGCGAGCTTGCTCGGGGAACCGTATTTAAGGTTTGGTTGCCGTGTCTGAAGCCGTAA
- a CDS encoding formylmethanofuran dehydrogenase, producing the protein MMVEVDYDKMIAFHGHSCPGLAMGYRMTRAAMVYLEQRQRSEDDELVAITENNACGVDALQFISGCTFGKGNLIFKDYGKQVYTFYDRKTGAGVRVSLNQMKIPGDLRSNRPEFIKWLLAADEDRLVSLQPVRIDELEKARAMASIVCELCGEAAMESRIREHQGKNYCIPCYEKLV; encoded by the coding sequence ATGATGGTGGAAGTCGATTACGATAAAATGATAGCTTTTCACGGGCACAGCTGCCCGGGGCTGGCCATGGGCTATCGCATGACCAGGGCGGCCATGGTTTATCTGGAGCAGCGGCAGCGTTCCGAGGATGATGAACTGGTGGCGATTACGGAAAACAACGCCTGCGGCGTCGATGCCCTGCAGTTTATCAGCGGTTGCACCTTCGGGAAGGGCAATCTGATTTTCAAGGATTACGGCAAGCAGGTCTATACCTTTTACGACCGTAAGACCGGGGCCGGGGTCCGGGTTTCTCTGAACCAGATGAAAATTCCCGGCGATCTGCGCAGCAACCGGCCAGAATTTATCAAATGGCTGCTGGCGGCCGATGAGGACCGCTTGGTTTCTCTTCAGCCGGTCCGGATTGACGAGCTCGAGAAGGCTCGGGCGATGGCCTCGATTGTCTGCGAGCTCTGCGGCGAGGCGGCCATGGAAAGTCGAATCCGGGAGCATCAGGGGAAAAACTACTGCATCCCTTGTTATGAAAAGCTGGTTTGA